One part of the Rutidosis leptorrhynchoides isolate AG116_Rl617_1_P2 chromosome 1, CSIRO_AGI_Rlap_v1, whole genome shotgun sequence genome encodes these proteins:
- the LOC139847310 gene encoding uncharacterized mitochondrial protein AtMg01250-like has product MNSSLERVRQGDSLSPFLFILATEGLNLLANSVVRNNLFDGVKIGRDLVPISHLQYPDDTIFFGSLSENNTSNLMLLLKCFELSSGLKVNYSKRNLFGVGVGKNEVEMMANMFGCNVGSLPFIYLGLPIGANMTKMCSWELIIKKFEK; this is encoded by the coding sequence ATGAATTCAAGCTTGGAAAGGGTGAGACAAGGTGACTCGTTATCACCTTTTCTCTTTATTCTTGCGACAGAAGGGCTAAACTTACTAGCCAATTCCGTGGTTAGGAATAATCTTTTTGATGGTGTTAAGATTGGTAGAGATTTGGTTCCAATATCACACTTGCAATACCCGGACGATACAATCTTTTTCGGTTCCTTGAGTGAAAATAATACTAGCAACCTTATGCTACTTCTTAAATGTTTCGAGTTAAGTTCAGGTTTAAAAGTTAATTATTCAAAAAGAAACTTATTCGGAGTTGGAGTAGGAAAAAATGAAGTTGAGATGATGGCTAATATGTTCGGATGTAATGTTGGATCACTCCCGTTTATCTATCTTGGGCTCCCCATTGGTGCAAACATGACTAAGATGTGTAGTTGGGAACTGATCATTAAAAAATTTGAGAAATAA